From Prinia subflava isolate CZ2003 ecotype Zambia chromosome 31, Cam_Psub_1.2, whole genome shotgun sequence, a single genomic window includes:
- the PEAR1 gene encoding platelet endothelial aggregation receptor 1 isoform X1, with the protein MGGNFGSGMLLRAAVLAVQAGLLAALRPGDPNVCSYWESFTAPVKESYTKPHVVSSNEPCPGGLLGLPLPCPQQRVVYRTEYRQAIRTDYRRRYQCCQGYYESRDSCVPHCSQECVHGRCVAPELCQCEPGWRGPSCSSECDEQSWGPDCGQRCLCHHGAPCDPLTGVCSCPPGFSDPLCRQPCPPGTYGQGCHLSCPCHHQAPCNASTGACLCPPGLSGPLCQVPCPEGMSCTTPCPCQNGGICHPSSTSTCVCPHGWMGEICSMPCPPGRFGPGCQGECHCHNGGHCDPHGGQCQCAPGFTGEQCQERCPVGRYGQDCQESCDCANGGQCFHVDGGCLCEAGFQGSRCEERHCLPGLYGLHCESRCLCHPQHSQSCHPMLGECLCLPGWAGLYCNESCPSGYFGPGCLQSCLCLHGGVCDGTTGHCHCPPGYTDKHCSSLCPPNTFGVNCSGHCSCQHALACSPLDGSCFCKEGWHGPDCSLPCPAGTWGPSCNRSCDCAHGASCDPQSGTCHCPPGWQGPRCLQPCPNGTFGAGCGERCVCAHADGCDPVTGECHCLPGWTGPQCKQGCPHGSWGRGCHMSCSCRNGASCSPQDGSCTCAPGYRGPTCQRPCPAGRYGKRCSLSCSCANGSSCHPANGSCICTPGWRGPRCSQPCAPGTFGLQCDQLCHCPHNATCDPTNGTCPCAPGTTGPHCEAGNPDLPYTIEPAPPAAYSPLGMVLSLVALVVLLVAVVVTTLCYHHWQKGKERQHLAVAYRAGQTDTSDYMVPDVPPGHHAHYYSNPSYHTLSQCPLPAPGPQDRASSHKLFPSMERPYSPEGNATLPPDWKHLGASALGPRGRQLDRSYTYSHGLRKCDSKEHPWEGLGASASSLASENPYATIKELPPAPAKAHEGSYMEMKSPVQREMSYAEIGLLEEPQEESGPEEPKGPPHRELPSHYDSPKNSHIPSHYDVPPARHYPPSPPLRRKDR; encoded by the exons ATGGGAGGCAATTTTGGCAGCGG gatgctgctgcGGGCCGCAGTGCTGGCGGTGCAAGCCGGGCTCCTGGCTGCCCTCCGACCCGGAGACCCCAACGTCTGCAGCTACTGGGAGAG CTTCACGGCGCCAGTGAAGGAGTCGTACACCAAACCCCACGTCGTGTCCTCCAACGAGCCCTGTCCCGGGGGGCTTCTGggcctccccctgccctgcccgcagcagag GGTGGTGTACCGCACCGAGTACCGCCAGGCCATCCGCACCGACTACCGCCGGCGCTaccagtgctgccagggctACTACGAGAGCCGGGACTCCTGTGTCC CTCACTGCAGCCAGGAGTGTGTCCACGGGCGCTGCGTCGCTCCCGAGCTGTGCCAGTGCGAGCCGGGCTGGCGCggccccagctgctccagcg AGTGTGATGAGCAGTCATGGGGGCCGGACTGTGGACAGCGCTGCCTCTGCCACCATGGGGCCCCTTGTGACCCCCTGACCGGGGTCTGCTCCTGTCCCCCCGGCTTCAGTGACCCCCTGTGCCGCCAGCCATGCCCACCCGGCACCTATGGGCAAGGCTGTCACCtgtcctgcccctgccaccACCAGGCTCCCTGCAACGCCTCCACTGGTGCCTGCCTCTGCCCGCCAGGGCTGAGCGGCCCCCT CTGCCAGGTGCCCTGCCCTGAGGGGATGTCCTGTAccaccccctgtccctgccagaaTGGGGGCATCTGCCAcccctccagcaccagcacctgTGTCTGCCCCCATGGCTGGATG GGGGAGATCTGCTCCATGCCGTGCCCCCCCGGGCGCTTtggccctggctgccagggcgAGTGTCACTGCCACAACGGAGGCCACTGTGACCCGCATGGGGGACAGTGCCAGTGTGCCCCTGGCTTCACCGGAGAGCA GTGCCAGGAGAGGTGCCCAGTGGGGCGGTACGGGCAGGActgccaggagagctgtgaCTGTGCCAACGGGGGCCAGTGCTTCCACGTGGATGGGGGATGCCTGTGCGAGGCCGGCTTCCAGGGCAGCCGCTGCGAGGAGCGGCACTGCCTGCCCGGCCTCTACGGCCTCCACTGCGAGAGCCGCTGCCTctgccacccccagcacagccagag CTGTCACCCCATGCTCGGGGAGTGCCTTTGCCTCCCTGGCTGGGCCGGGCTCTACTGCAATGAGAGCTGCCCCTCCGGCTACTTTGGGCCCgggtgcctgcagagctgcctctgcctccacgGGGGGGTCTGTGATGGCACCACCggccactgccactgcccccCGGGCTACACG GACAAGCACTGctcctccctgtgtccccccaaCACCTTTGGGGTGAACTGCTCAGggcactgctcctgccagcacGCCCTTGCCTGCTCCCCGCTCGACGGCTCCTGCTTCTGCAAGGAAG GCTGGCACGGACCTGACTGCTCACTGCCATGTCCTGCTGGTACTTGGGGTCCCAGCTGCAACCGGAGCTGTGACTGCGCCCATGGGGCGTCCTGTGACCCCCAGAGCGGGACCTGCCACTGCCCCCCGGGCTGGCAGGGCCCTcgctgcctgcagccctgcccg AACGGGACATTtggggcaggctgtggggaGCGCTGTGTCTGCGCCCACGCCGACGGCTGTGACCCGGTGACAGGAGAGTGccactgcctgcctggctgGACAG GGCCACAGTGcaagcagggctgtccccacggctcctggggccggggctgccacATGTCCTGCTCCTGCCGCAACGGAGCCTCCTGCTCACCCCAGGACGGGTCCTGCACCTGCGCCCCGGGGTACCGCGGCCCCACCTGCCAGCGCC cctgtcccgCCGGCCGCTACGGCAAACgctgctccctgagctgctcctgcgcCAACGGCTCCTCCTGCCACCCCGCCAATGGCTCCTGCATCTGCACCCCAGGCTGGCGGGGCCCCCGCTGCTCCCAGC cctgcgCCCCCGGGACCTTTGGGCTCCAGTGTGaccagctctgccactgtccCCACAACGCCACCTGCGACCCCACCAACGGGACATGTCCCTGCGCCCCAGGCACCACCGGGCCCCACTGTGAGGCTG GGAATCCTGACTTGCCCTACACCATCGAGCCAGCCCCGCCTGCAGCCTACAGCCCCCTGGGCATGGTGCTGAGCCTGGTGGCCCTGGTGGTGTTGCTGGTGGCCGTGGTGGTCACAACCCTGTGCTACCATCACTGGCAGAAGGGGAAGGAGCGGCAGCACCTGGCCGTGGCCTACCGAGCAGGACAGACGGACACCTCTGACTACATGGTGCCAG ATGTGCCCCCAGGCCACCATGCACACTACTACTCCAACCCCAGCTACCACACACTGTCCCAGTGCCCGCTGCCAGCCCCCGGCCCCCAGGACAGAGCCAGCTCCCACAAG CTCTTCCCTAGCATGGAGAGACCCTACAGCCCCGAAGGCAATGCCACGCTGCCTCCTGACTGGAAACACCTCGGGGCATCAGCCCTGGGCCCCAGGG GAAGGCAGCTGGATCGGAGCTACACCTACAGCCATGGCCTGAGGAAGTGTGACAGCAAAG AGCAcccctgggaggggctgggggccagCGCCAGCTCCCTGGCCAGCGAGAACCCCTACGCCACCATCAAGGAGCTGCCCCCTGCCCCCGCCAAGGCCCACGAGGGCAGCTACATGGAGATGAAATCCCCTGTGCAGCGGGAGATGTCCTACGCTGAGATCGGGCTCCTTGAGGAGCCACAGGAGG AGAGCGGTCCTGAAGAGCCCAAAGGCCCTCCCCACAGAGAGCTCCCCAGCCACTACGACTCCCCCAAGAACAGCCACATCCCCAGTCACTACGACGTGCCCCCTGCCCGCCACTACCCGCCGTCCCCGCCGCTGCGCAGGAAGGACCGCTGA
- the PEAR1 gene encoding platelet endothelial aggregation receptor 1 isoform X2 — protein sequence MLLRAAVLAVQAGLLAALRPGDPNVCSYWESFTAPVKESYTKPHVVSSNEPCPGGLLGLPLPCPQQRVVYRTEYRQAIRTDYRRRYQCCQGYYESRDSCVPHCSQECVHGRCVAPELCQCEPGWRGPSCSSECDEQSWGPDCGQRCLCHHGAPCDPLTGVCSCPPGFSDPLCRQPCPPGTYGQGCHLSCPCHHQAPCNASTGACLCPPGLSGPLCQVPCPEGMSCTTPCPCQNGGICHPSSTSTCVCPHGWMGEICSMPCPPGRFGPGCQGECHCHNGGHCDPHGGQCQCAPGFTGEQCQERCPVGRYGQDCQESCDCANGGQCFHVDGGCLCEAGFQGSRCEERHCLPGLYGLHCESRCLCHPQHSQSCHPMLGECLCLPGWAGLYCNESCPSGYFGPGCLQSCLCLHGGVCDGTTGHCHCPPGYTDKHCSSLCPPNTFGVNCSGHCSCQHALACSPLDGSCFCKEGWHGPDCSLPCPAGTWGPSCNRSCDCAHGASCDPQSGTCHCPPGWQGPRCLQPCPNGTFGAGCGERCVCAHADGCDPVTGECHCLPGWTGPQCKQGCPHGSWGRGCHMSCSCRNGASCSPQDGSCTCAPGYRGPTCQRPCPAGRYGKRCSLSCSCANGSSCHPANGSCICTPGWRGPRCSQPCAPGTFGLQCDQLCHCPHNATCDPTNGTCPCAPGTTGPHCEAGNPDLPYTIEPAPPAAYSPLGMVLSLVALVVLLVAVVVTTLCYHHWQKGKERQHLAVAYRAGQTDTSDYMVPDVPPGHHAHYYSNPSYHTLSQCPLPAPGPQDRASSHKLFPSMERPYSPEGNATLPPDWKHLGASALGPRGRQLDRSYTYSHGLRKCDSKEHPWEGLGASASSLASENPYATIKELPPAPAKAHEGSYMEMKSPVQREMSYAEIGLLEEPQEESGPEEPKGPPHRELPSHYDSPKNSHIPSHYDVPPARHYPPSPPLRRKDR from the exons atgctgctgcGGGCCGCAGTGCTGGCGGTGCAAGCCGGGCTCCTGGCTGCCCTCCGACCCGGAGACCCCAACGTCTGCAGCTACTGGGAGAG CTTCACGGCGCCAGTGAAGGAGTCGTACACCAAACCCCACGTCGTGTCCTCCAACGAGCCCTGTCCCGGGGGGCTTCTGggcctccccctgccctgcccgcagcagag GGTGGTGTACCGCACCGAGTACCGCCAGGCCATCCGCACCGACTACCGCCGGCGCTaccagtgctgccagggctACTACGAGAGCCGGGACTCCTGTGTCC CTCACTGCAGCCAGGAGTGTGTCCACGGGCGCTGCGTCGCTCCCGAGCTGTGCCAGTGCGAGCCGGGCTGGCGCggccccagctgctccagcg AGTGTGATGAGCAGTCATGGGGGCCGGACTGTGGACAGCGCTGCCTCTGCCACCATGGGGCCCCTTGTGACCCCCTGACCGGGGTCTGCTCCTGTCCCCCCGGCTTCAGTGACCCCCTGTGCCGCCAGCCATGCCCACCCGGCACCTATGGGCAAGGCTGTCACCtgtcctgcccctgccaccACCAGGCTCCCTGCAACGCCTCCACTGGTGCCTGCCTCTGCCCGCCAGGGCTGAGCGGCCCCCT CTGCCAGGTGCCCTGCCCTGAGGGGATGTCCTGTAccaccccctgtccctgccagaaTGGGGGCATCTGCCAcccctccagcaccagcacctgTGTCTGCCCCCATGGCTGGATG GGGGAGATCTGCTCCATGCCGTGCCCCCCCGGGCGCTTtggccctggctgccagggcgAGTGTCACTGCCACAACGGAGGCCACTGTGACCCGCATGGGGGACAGTGCCAGTGTGCCCCTGGCTTCACCGGAGAGCA GTGCCAGGAGAGGTGCCCAGTGGGGCGGTACGGGCAGGActgccaggagagctgtgaCTGTGCCAACGGGGGCCAGTGCTTCCACGTGGATGGGGGATGCCTGTGCGAGGCCGGCTTCCAGGGCAGCCGCTGCGAGGAGCGGCACTGCCTGCCCGGCCTCTACGGCCTCCACTGCGAGAGCCGCTGCCTctgccacccccagcacagccagag CTGTCACCCCATGCTCGGGGAGTGCCTTTGCCTCCCTGGCTGGGCCGGGCTCTACTGCAATGAGAGCTGCCCCTCCGGCTACTTTGGGCCCgggtgcctgcagagctgcctctgcctccacgGGGGGGTCTGTGATGGCACCACCggccactgccactgcccccCGGGCTACACG GACAAGCACTGctcctccctgtgtccccccaaCACCTTTGGGGTGAACTGCTCAGggcactgctcctgccagcacGCCCTTGCCTGCTCCCCGCTCGACGGCTCCTGCTTCTGCAAGGAAG GCTGGCACGGACCTGACTGCTCACTGCCATGTCCTGCTGGTACTTGGGGTCCCAGCTGCAACCGGAGCTGTGACTGCGCCCATGGGGCGTCCTGTGACCCCCAGAGCGGGACCTGCCACTGCCCCCCGGGCTGGCAGGGCCCTcgctgcctgcagccctgcccg AACGGGACATTtggggcaggctgtggggaGCGCTGTGTCTGCGCCCACGCCGACGGCTGTGACCCGGTGACAGGAGAGTGccactgcctgcctggctgGACAG GGCCACAGTGcaagcagggctgtccccacggctcctggggccggggctgccacATGTCCTGCTCCTGCCGCAACGGAGCCTCCTGCTCACCCCAGGACGGGTCCTGCACCTGCGCCCCGGGGTACCGCGGCCCCACCTGCCAGCGCC cctgtcccgCCGGCCGCTACGGCAAACgctgctccctgagctgctcctgcgcCAACGGCTCCTCCTGCCACCCCGCCAATGGCTCCTGCATCTGCACCCCAGGCTGGCGGGGCCCCCGCTGCTCCCAGC cctgcgCCCCCGGGACCTTTGGGCTCCAGTGTGaccagctctgccactgtccCCACAACGCCACCTGCGACCCCACCAACGGGACATGTCCCTGCGCCCCAGGCACCACCGGGCCCCACTGTGAGGCTG GGAATCCTGACTTGCCCTACACCATCGAGCCAGCCCCGCCTGCAGCCTACAGCCCCCTGGGCATGGTGCTGAGCCTGGTGGCCCTGGTGGTGTTGCTGGTGGCCGTGGTGGTCACAACCCTGTGCTACCATCACTGGCAGAAGGGGAAGGAGCGGCAGCACCTGGCCGTGGCCTACCGAGCAGGACAGACGGACACCTCTGACTACATGGTGCCAG ATGTGCCCCCAGGCCACCATGCACACTACTACTCCAACCCCAGCTACCACACACTGTCCCAGTGCCCGCTGCCAGCCCCCGGCCCCCAGGACAGAGCCAGCTCCCACAAG CTCTTCCCTAGCATGGAGAGACCCTACAGCCCCGAAGGCAATGCCACGCTGCCTCCTGACTGGAAACACCTCGGGGCATCAGCCCTGGGCCCCAGGG GAAGGCAGCTGGATCGGAGCTACACCTACAGCCATGGCCTGAGGAAGTGTGACAGCAAAG AGCAcccctgggaggggctgggggccagCGCCAGCTCCCTGGCCAGCGAGAACCCCTACGCCACCATCAAGGAGCTGCCCCCTGCCCCCGCCAAGGCCCACGAGGGCAGCTACATGGAGATGAAATCCCCTGTGCAGCGGGAGATGTCCTACGCTGAGATCGGGCTCCTTGAGGAGCCACAGGAGG AGAGCGGTCCTGAAGAGCCCAAAGGCCCTCCCCACAGAGAGCTCCCCAGCCACTACGACTCCCCCAAGAACAGCCACATCCCCAGTCACTACGACGTGCCCCCTGCCCGCCACTACCCGCCGTCCCCGCCGCTGCGCAGGAAGGACCGCTGA
- the DCST2 gene encoding DC-STAMP domain-containing protein 2 produces MEMVSGLGRALRRRRAQSKNRALRRGAKRRPEDPSKAQEFARSLGGLTLGLALASIYGALVLLVQGHNVWYCLSVTVFLGAGLGLGMAFSMKTRMIVLLALPHFFTREGKMLIMMLALCLTVQGPGTNLMHNVSQLAKALSCGAELAQNQTAERLQRAKEPLLNVQKKIKEIGQNAKVVADRVRKFVSSIINATRHIARALRNVWEWLAQAGSMCNRELGSPQGSCFRYMDKAKDRCERALSIFFHLCYLVHSFKVLCKMMGAVGVMFCTIPRYLQVFVRSTVTTPLTNALNRVRAEFEFNISVVHQFSFNLSASKSLGEVSADMMAAVERHMEPYHRALEFFSYISFLAILFLCYQAVRYKRRYLRDDMFDNVYITRRFVELDLRCAEEGKPTVLPLSARERGRYIPPGALWLSKMERQQYGLQLFAFLRHVLLGFSILLADYSIFWLLDLFRHQLSAEIIARAPSTMTISVNGTGYTSEIFQDLASAFNALQEGKVSVLSQVCLIQPVEPDHNTHITIGILYGVWLFIAVFGSYMARLRRAVCAAYFPSREQERLIFLHNIIRARREWLIFALRQVGTRNLADTGKSRLFLILIARFPLFARLSRRLGIQRKHCLICGTGEQPDFTACITPGCKGLYCKECYTALNNTCSVCMAPLSYPDSGDEEMDSSDEETPRLWLGAVQALQGQERGRQLLQRIKDMIKGRRLPFRAASRLQDQLEKEESEELLSR; encoded by the exons ATGGAGATGGTCtcggggctgggcagagccctgcgGCGCCGCAGGGCCCAGAGCAAGAACCGGGCCCTGCGGCGCGGGGCCAAGCGCCGGCCAGAGGATCCCAGCAAGGCCCAGGAGTTTGCTCGCAGCCTCGGCGGCCTCACCCTGGGCCTGGCTCTGGCCAGCATTTATGgggctctggtgctgctggtgcagggccACAATGTCTGGTACTGCCTGAGCGTTACCGTCTTCCTGGGCGCAGGGCTGGGCCTGGGCATGGCCTTCTCCATGAAGACACGGATGAttgtgctgctggcactgccacactTCTTCACCA GGGAGGGCAAGATGCTGATCATGATGCTGGCGCTGTGCCTGACCGTGCAAGGCCCTGGCACCAATCTCATGCACAACGTCTCCCAGCTCGCCAAGGCACTGTCGTGTGGGGCTGAACTGGCCCAAAACCAGACGGCCGAGCGGCTACAGCGCGCCAAGGAGCCGCTGCTGA ACGTGCAGAAGAAAATCAAGGAGATTGGCCAGAATGCCAAGGTGGTGGCTGACCGTGTCCGTAAGTTTGTTAGCTCCATCATAAACGCCACCAGACACATCG CCCGGGCCCTGCGGAACGTTTGGGAGTGGCTGGCGCAGGCTGGTAGCATGTGTAACCGCGAGCTGGGCTcgccccagggcagctgctttCGCTACATGGACAAGGCCAAGGACAGGTGTGAGCGCGCCCTCTCCATCTTCTTCCACCTCTGCTATTTGGTGCACAGCTTCAAGGTCCTCTGCAAAATGATGGGTGCTG TGGGTGTCATGTTCTGCACCATCCCTCGGTACCTCCAGGTCTTCGTCCGGAGCACTGTCACAACCC CCCTCACGAATGCCCTTAACCGTGTCCGTGCCGAGTTTGAGTTCAACATCTCGGTCGTGCACCAATTCAGCTTCAACCTCAGTGCCAGCAAGAGCCTGGGGGAGGTGTCTGCTGACATGATGGCGGCTGTGGAGCGGCACATGGAGCCCTACCACCGCGCCCTGGAGTTCTTCTCCTACATCTCTTTCTTGGCCATCCTCTTCTTGTGCTATCA aGCCGTGCGGTACAAGCGCCGCTACCTGCGGGACGACATGTTTGACAACGTTTACATCACACGGCGCTTCGTGGAGCTGGACCTGCGGTGTGCAGAGGAGGGCAAACCCACCGTGCTGCCCCTGTCGGCGCGGGAGAGGGGCCGCTACATCCCCCCAG GCGCGCTGTGGCTGTCGAAGATGGAGCGACAGCAGTATGGGCTGCAGCTGTTTGCGTTCCTGCGCCATGTGCTGCTGGGGTTCAGCATCCTCCTGGCTGACTACAGCATCTTCTGGCTGCTTGACCTGTTCCGGCACCAGCTGAGCGCAGAGATCATCGCCAGGG CGCCATCGACAATGACCATCAGCGTCAATGGGACGGGCTACACCAGTGAGATCTTCCAGGATCTGGCCTCTGCCTTCAACGCGCTGCAGGAGGGCAAGGTCTCGGTGCTGTCCCAGGTCTGCCTCATCCAGCCCGTGGAGCCTGACCACAACACCCACATCACCATAG GAATCCTGTACGGTGTCTGGCTCTTCATCGCTGTCTTCGGTTCCTACATGGCACGCCTGCGCCGGGCAGTGTGTGCTGCCTACTTCCCATCCCGTGAGCAG GAGCGCCTTATCTTCCTCCACAACATCATCCGGGCACGGCGGGAATGGCTGATATTTGCCCTGCGCCAAGTCGGCACACGGAACTTGGCTGACACCGGGAAAAGCAGGCTCTTCCTTATCCTCATTGCCAG GTTCCCTCTCTTTGCCCGCCTCTCTCGCCGTTTGGGCATCCAGCGCAAACACTGCCTGATCTGTGGGACGGGAGAGCAGCCGGATTTCACTGCCTGCATCACACCTGGCTGCAAAG GGTTGTATTGCAAGGAGTGCTACACAGCCCTGAACAACACCTGCTCCGTCTGCATGGCCCCCCTGAGCTACCCGGACTCTGGGGATGAGGAGAT ggactcCAGTGACGAGGAGACGCCGAGGCTGTggctgggtgctgtgcaggcactgcagggccaggagcgAGGGCGGCAGCTGCTGCAGCGCATCAAGGACATGATAAAGGGCCGGAGACTCCCCTTCAGAGCGGCCAGCCGGCTGCAAGAccagctggagaaggaggagagcGAGGAGTTGCTCTCCAGGtga
- the DCST1 gene encoding E3 ubiquitin-protein ligase DCST1 yields the protein MLLGLGLCHLLIMPLDLSETQRVRLTWGLTGVTALGWATSPHFRCANLLMVPKFLGKEGRLYVVSFVFAAIYNGPGANLWHNLMETKRSMDCVLELQVNHTRLLWQASRAPLRQVMEELVRSAETLNTEMQNVSQSFMELNEQVASEEGYDLRKRPGTGTLRAPSTQELYENKTRLRCDTVIEKGLERCTSHFQLMYTKCKLQVTMPIIDHLICLPMQFGFLCHSVKLMRPWCKESIPVDGNFGNTYDQVNNSVYSLGQEFRANIAYQEEHHEMLVGSEIMEQLQEEVTSQLREQGARLGLAVSFFRLLLSFTFLFVFFSSFQYTYQYCHKVGFDNCYITTYFRQIDARRGEQNKQTLLPLLRGETSSFIFPCNPAPQRPELQYMVMELLRCIPILLFLLFVCGLDHFIYSVLSIIQHHSFVEYSYQSSHHLSVNVMGTSLMAELLRGTIGALNTSYESELETSNLACLPQPTGMTRQQYLNTCLPLGVLALLCLAQVYPFRLRRAIAAFYFPKREKTRVVFLYNKLLRQRKNFLHLQRGRVARQARRPPGLGTLLLQWCRQRWPWMRRFLRQKCTLCGRPETPQHQPCPNPDCSALYCESCWRGEGGTCLACSPADPQLFQESSEDEEEQGYAG from the exons ATGCTCCTTGGCCTTG ggctctgccacctcCTCATCATGCCTCTGGACCTGTCAGAGACACAGAGGGTGAGGCTTACCTGGGGGCTGACAG gggtGACTGCCTTAGGCTGGGCCACGTCCCCGCACTTCCGCTGTGCCAACCTGCTCATGGTCCCCAAGTTCCTTGGAAAGGAGGGTCGGCTCTACGTTGTCTCCTTTGTCTTTGCTGCCATCTACAACG ggcCCGGGGCCAACCTCTGGCACAACCTGATGGAGACGAAGCGCTCAATGGActgtgtgctggagctgcaggtcaACCACACGAGACTCCTCTGGCAGGCGTCCAGGGCACCCCTGCGCCAAGTCATGGAGGAGCTGGTG AGGAGCGCGGAGACGCTCAACACTGAGATGCAGAACGTCTCGCAATCCTTCATGGAGCTGAACGAGCAGGTGGCCAGCGAGGAGGGCTACGACCTGCGGAAACGCCCAGGCACAGGCACGCTGCGGGCCCCCAGCACCCAGGAGCTCTACGAGAATAAGACCAGACTCCGCTGTGACA CTGTGATTGAGAAGGGCCTGGAGCGCTGCACAAGCCATTTCCAGTTAATGTACACCAAATGCAAGTTACAAGTGACCATGCCCATCATCGACCACCTCATCTGCCTGCCCATGCAGTTTGGGTTCCTCTGCCACTCGGTCAAAT TAATGAGGCCCTGGTGTAAGGAGAGTATCCCTGTGGATGGGAACTTTGGGAACACGTATGACCAGGTGAACAACTCTGTCTACAGCCTTGGCCAGGAATTCAGAGCCAACATTGCCTACCAG GAGGAGCACCATGAGATGCTGGTGGGCAGCGAGATtatggagcagctgcaggaggaggtgacCTCGCAGCTGCGGGAGCAAGGCGCCCGCCTGGGCCTGGCCGTGTCCTTCTTCCGCCTGCTGCTGTCCTTCACCTTCCTCTTCGTCTTCTTCTC GTCTTTCCAATACACCTATCAATACTGTCACAAAGTCGGCTTTGACAACTGCTACATCACCACCTATTTCCGCCAAATCGATGCCCGGCGTGGAGAGCAG AACaagcagacactgctgcccctgctccggGGGGAGACCTCATCTTTCATCTTCCCGTGCAACCCGGCACCGCAGCGGCCTGAGCTGCAGTACatg gtgATGGAGCTGCTCAGGTGCATCCCAattctgctcttcctcctctttgtcTGTGGCCTGGACCACTTCATCTACAGCGTTCTCAGCATCATCCAGCATCATTCCTTTGTCGAGTATTCTTACCAAT CCAGCCACCACTTGTCCGTGAACGTGATGGGCACATCCCtgatggcagagctgctgcGGGGCACCATCGGCGCCCTCAACACCTCCTACGAGTCTGAACTGGAGACTTCCAACCTCG CCTGCCTGCCACAGCCCACCGGGATGACGAGGCAGCAGTacctgaacacctgcctgcccctgggcgtgctggccctgctctgcctggcccaGGTGTACCCATTCCGCCTGCGCCGCGCCATCGCCGCCTTCTACTTCCCCAAG agggagaAGACTCGAGTGGTGTTCCTGTACAACAAATTGCTGCGGCAGCGGAAGAATTTCCTGCACCTGCAGCGCGGGCGCGTCGCCCGGCAGGCACGGCGGCCCCCCGGGCTG GggacgctgctgctgcagtggtgtCGCCAGCGTTGGCCCTGGATGCGCCGCTTCTTGCGCCAGAAATGCACCTTGTGTGGGAGGCCCGAGActccccagcaccagccctgccccaaTCCCGACTGTAGCGCCCTGTACTGCGAGTCGTgctggaggggagaggggggcaCCTGCCTCGCCTGCAGCCCCGCGGACCCCCAGCTCTTCCAGGAGAGCAGCGAagatgaggaggagcagggatacGCGGGCTGA